The proteins below come from a single candidate division KSB1 bacterium genomic window:
- a CDS encoding RNA polymerase sigma factor, with translation MSRNNQINETEIDRERLLVERAKQNSADFEHLFNKFFDKIFNYALRRTGDPYLADDITSATFMKALEQIENFNWRGISISAWLYRIATNEINQLYRKSKKTIALNDEVKRSLADDRLTDTGLLELEEMIAKNERFRRVHAALSRLKPKYQAALTLRYFENKSIKEIAAILDLSENTVKTHIHRGLSKLKDWL, from the coding sequence GTGTCGAGAAACAACCAGATCAATGAAACAGAAATCGACCGTGAACGATTATTAGTCGAGCGGGCAAAGCAAAACTCCGCTGATTTTGAGCATTTGTTCAATAAGTTTTTCGATAAAATATTCAATTATGCTTTGCGGCGAACCGGCGATCCTTATCTGGCAGACGATATTACGTCCGCTACGTTCATGAAAGCATTGGAACAAATCGAGAATTTCAATTGGCGAGGCATATCTATTTCTGCCTGGCTATATCGCATTGCGACCAATGAAATCAATCAGCTCTACCGAAAGAGCAAAAAGACAATCGCTCTCAACGACGAGGTGAAAAGAAGCTTAGCAGATGACCGCCTCACAGATACCGGACTGCTTGAACTTGAGGAAATGATCGCAAAAAATGAGCGATTTCGTAGAGTACACGCCGCCCTCAGTCGGCTGAAACCCAAATATCAGGCTGCACTCACCCTCCGCTATTTCGAAAACAAGTCCATTAAAGAAATCGCAGCGATTTTAGATCTCTCAGAGAATACAGTGAAAACCCATATTCATCGTGGATTGAGCAAATTGAAGGATTGGTTATGA